One Oryzomonas sagensis DNA segment encodes these proteins:
- the gltX gene encoding glutamate--tRNA ligase: MSDLRVRFAPSPTGYLHVGGARTALFNWLLARKQGGTFILRIEDTDVERSTQASIDAILQAMEWLGLDWDEGPFYQTDNFGLYREYVQKLLAAGKAYKCYCTAEELTAKRDQAMKEGRKPKYDGTCRELGEQPADKPFVVRFRAPQEGEVAFDDLIKGRIAFPAEELDDLIIQRSDGTPTYNFCVVIDDAIMKVTTVIRGDDHVNNTPRQIQLYEALGFPVPRFAHVPMILGSDKARLSKRHGATSVMAYRDMGFLPEALVNYLVRLGWSHGDDEIFTRKEMIQKFDITNIGRSASVFNTEKLLWLNAHYIKTGDPVRLAGLLLPHLATRGIDPQGGPEVAAVVKTLQERAQTLEEMADRAAFYFKAPDAYDAAALAKFDKEHLRAVYDAVAQRLVGSAATTVPEIDALFKEICADKGWKMGQVGQPVRVALSGGSQAPGIGEIVVTLGIGEAVKRIVKARETVAA; this comes from the coding sequence ATGTCCGACCTGCGCGTCCGTTTCGCACCCAGCCCCACCGGCTACCTCCACGTGGGGGGAGCCCGTACCGCCCTGTTCAATTGGCTGCTGGCCAGAAAACAGGGGGGCACCTTCATCCTGCGCATCGAGGATACGGATGTGGAACGTTCCACCCAGGCCTCCATCGACGCCATCCTCCAGGCCATGGAATGGCTCGGGCTGGACTGGGACGAGGGCCCCTTCTACCAGACCGACAACTTCGGCCTCTACCGGGAGTATGTCCAGAAGCTGCTGGCGGCGGGCAAGGCCTACAAGTGCTACTGCACGGCCGAAGAGCTGACGGCCAAGCGCGACCAGGCCATGAAGGAAGGGCGCAAGCCCAAGTATGACGGCACCTGCCGCGAACTGGGCGAACAACCGGCCGACAAGCCGTTCGTGGTCCGCTTCCGCGCCCCCCAGGAGGGGGAGGTGGCTTTCGACGACCTGATCAAGGGGCGCATCGCCTTCCCGGCCGAGGAGCTTGACGACCTGATCATCCAGCGCAGCGACGGCACGCCGACCTACAACTTCTGCGTCGTGATCGACGACGCCATCATGAAGGTCACCACCGTGATCCGCGGCGACGACCATGTCAACAACACCCCGCGCCAGATCCAACTCTACGAGGCACTGGGCTTTCCGGTGCCCCGGTTCGCCCACGTTCCCATGATCCTGGGGAGCGACAAGGCCCGCCTCTCCAAACGCCACGGCGCCACCAGCGTGATGGCCTACCGCGACATGGGCTTTCTCCCCGAGGCGCTGGTGAACTATCTGGTACGCCTGGGGTGGAGCCACGGCGACGACGAGATCTTCACCCGCAAGGAGATGATCCAGAAGTTCGACATCACCAACATCGGCCGCTCCGCCAGCGTCTTCAACACGGAGAAGTTGTTGTGGCTGAATGCCCACTACATCAAGACGGGCGATCCTGTCCGGCTGGCCGGGCTGCTCCTGCCCCACTTGGCAACCCGCGGCATCGACCCCCAGGGCGGGCCCGAGGTGGCCGCGGTGGTAAAGACGCTTCAGGAACGGGCCCAGACCCTGGAAGAGATGGCCGACCGGGCCGCGTTCTATTTCAAGGCCCCCGACGCCTACGACGCGGCTGCTTTGGCCAAGTTCGACAAGGAACATCTGCGGGCGGTCTACGATGCGGTGGCCCAAAGGCTGGTCGGTTCCGCCGCAACCACGGTCCCGGAGATCGACGCCCTGTTCAAGGAGATTTGCGCCGACAAGGGGTGGAAGATGGGCCAGGTGGGACAGCCGGTACGCGTCGCCCTCTCGGGCGGCAGCCAAGCCCCCGGCATCGGCGAGATCGTCGTCACCCTGGGGATCGGGGAGGCCGTCAAGCGGATTGTCAAGGCCAGGGAGACCGTGGCGGCGTAG
- the thiS gene encoding sulfur carrier protein ThiS, translating into MNIVLNGETTDIAAGCTVAGLLEHLQLPRERVAVEVNLAIVPKAAYDSRGLSEGDRIEIVHFVGGG; encoded by the coding sequence ATGAATATTGTACTGAACGGCGAGACGACAGACATCGCCGCGGGGTGTACGGTCGCCGGGCTTCTGGAACATCTGCAACTCCCGCGCGAACGGGTGGCGGTGGAGGTCAATCTGGCTATCGTTCCCAAGGCGGCCTACGACAGCCGTGGGCTGTCGGAGGGGGACAGGATAGAGATCGTCCACTTCGTGGGCGGAGGATGA
- a CDS encoding TIGR01212 family radical SAM protein (This family includes YhcC from E. coli K-12, an uncharacterized radical SAM protein.) — translation MPTAIHHELRINSYGHYLRRRFGCRISKVNVDAGFTCPNRDGSKGTGGCIYCNNVSFSPKDTQPVIPLEEQLAAGMAYHRHRLGSGKFIVYFQKYTNTYASVELLADLYRRALAHPDVIGISVGTRPDSLTDGALGLLTEIARDHYVCLELGLQSRDDAILARINRGHTVGDFIATVKRAAGRNFDICAHLIHGFPGERREEFLKSADLIASLPIDSVKLHQLHAVEGTELAAMYRRGEFVPLTLEKYVAAAADFLERLPARVTVQRLYGSAPLAICVAPRWGLKNNQMWFAVVNELRRRGTWQGFLAGRGAGER, via the coding sequence CTGCCCACCGCAATCCATCACGAACTGCGCATCAACTCCTACGGCCATTACCTGCGGCGGCGCTTCGGCTGCCGGATCAGCAAGGTCAACGTGGACGCCGGCTTCACCTGTCCCAACCGGGACGGCAGCAAGGGAACCGGCGGTTGCATCTACTGCAACAACGTCTCTTTCTCCCCCAAGGACACCCAACCGGTCATCCCGCTGGAAGAACAGCTCGCGGCGGGCATGGCCTACCATCGGCACCGTCTCGGCTCCGGGAAGTTCATCGTCTATTTCCAGAAATACACCAACACCTACGCCTCGGTGGAACTGCTGGCCGACCTCTACCGCCGCGCTCTGGCCCATCCCGATGTGATCGGCATCTCGGTCGGCACCCGGCCCGACTCCCTGACCGACGGGGCGCTGGGCCTTTTGACGGAGATCGCCCGCGATCATTACGTCTGCCTGGAGTTGGGGCTGCAATCCCGGGACGACGCCATCCTGGCGCGGATCAATCGCGGCCATACGGTGGGGGATTTCATCGCCACCGTGAAGCGGGCGGCGGGGCGGAATTTCGACATCTGCGCCCACCTGATCCACGGCTTTCCCGGGGAACGGCGGGAGGAATTCCTCAAAAGCGCCGACCTGATCGCCTCCCTGCCGATCGACTCGGTCAAGCTCCATCAGCTCCATGCCGTCGAAGGGACCGAGTTGGCCGCCATGTACCGCCGGGGCGAATTCGTACCGCTCACCCTGGAGAAATACGTGGCCGCGGCCGCCGATTTTCTGGAACGGCTGCCTGCCCGCGTCACGGTACAGCGTCTGTACGGTTCGGCGCCGCTGGCGATCTGCGTCGCGCCCCGGTGGGGGCTGAAGAACAACCAGATGTGGTTCGCCGTGGTCAACGAACTGCGGCGGCGCGGCACGTGGCAGGGCTTTCTGGCCGGCCGGGGCGCCGGAGAGCGGTGA
- a CDS encoding thiazole synthase, whose amino-acid sequence MTTQKDTWTIAGREFTSRLMVGTGKYASFQQTAEALEASGAEIITVAVRRVNLDRSKESLLDYIDPRKYTLLPNTAGCYTADDAVRTCRLAREAGMSDFVKLEVLGDEKTLFPDNEELLKAARILVKEGFTVLPYTSDDVIMCRKLEDIGCAAVMPLGAPIGSGLGIRNPYNIRIILESVKIPVIVDAGVGSASDAAVAMELGCAGVLMNTAIAGARDPIAMARAMKLAVEAGRLSYKAGRIPRKLYANASSPLDGMIV is encoded by the coding sequence ATGACAACCCAAAAGGATACATGGACGATCGCCGGCCGCGAGTTTACCTCCCGCCTGATGGTAGGCACCGGCAAATACGCCAGTTTTCAACAGACTGCCGAGGCCCTGGAGGCCTCGGGGGCCGAGATTATTACCGTGGCGGTACGGCGGGTCAACCTGGACCGGAGCAAGGAATCGCTCCTGGATTATATCGACCCCCGGAAATACACCCTGCTCCCCAATACCGCCGGCTGCTACACGGCTGACGACGCCGTGCGCACCTGCCGCCTGGCCCGCGAGGCGGGCATGTCGGATTTCGTCAAGCTCGAAGTGCTGGGGGACGAGAAGACCCTGTTCCCGGATAACGAGGAGTTGCTCAAGGCCGCCCGGATCCTGGTCAAGGAGGGCTTCACCGTGCTCCCCTACACCAGCGACGACGTGATCATGTGCCGGAAGCTGGAGGATATCGGCTGCGCCGCGGTCATGCCGCTGGGGGCTCCCATCGGCAGCGGCCTGGGGATCCGCAACCCCTATAACATCAGGATCATCCTGGAGTCGGTCAAGATCCCGGTGATCGTGGACGCCGGGGTCGGCTCGGCCTCCGATGCGGCCGTCGCCATGGAGTTGGGCTGCGCCGGCGTGCTTATGAACACCGCCATTGCCGGAGCCCGGGACCCCATTGCCATGGCCCGCGCCATGAAGTTGGCCGTGGAGGCGGGACGGCTTTCCTACAAGGCCGGCCGGATTCCCCGCAAGCTTTATGCGAACGCCTCCAGCCCCCTGGACGGCATGATAGTCTGA